In one window of Leifsonia sp. NPDC080035 DNA:
- the ppa gene encoding inorganic diphosphatase, with protein sequence MAAYDVVIEIPKGSRNKYEVDHETGRVYLDRVLFTAFVYPTDYGYFENTLGLDGDPVDALVLLEYPVFPGVGVKVRPVGVLNMSDEAGSDAKIIAVPHKDPRWQHIQDVNDIPEQTRKEIEHFFARYKDLEPGKFVNIEGWGDAAEAEQIVEAGFEKLKAEGH encoded by the coding sequence ATGGCCGCATACGACGTCGTCATCGAGATCCCGAAGGGGAGCCGCAACAAGTACGAGGTGGACCACGAGACCGGCCGCGTGTACCTCGACCGTGTGCTGTTCACCGCCTTCGTGTACCCGACCGACTACGGCTACTTCGAGAACACCCTCGGCCTCGACGGCGACCCGGTGGACGCGCTTGTGCTGCTCGAGTACCCGGTGTTCCCGGGTGTCGGCGTCAAGGTCCGCCCGGTCGGCGTGCTGAACATGTCCGACGAGGCCGGCAGCGACGCGAAGATCATCGCGGTGCCGCACAAGGACCCGCGCTGGCAGCACATCCAGGACGTGAACGACATCCCGGAGCAGACCCGCAAGGAGATCGAGCACTTCTTCGCCCGCTACAAGGACCTGGAGCCGGGCAAGTTCGTCAACATCGAGGGCTGGGGCGACGCGGCGGAGGCCGAGCAGATCGTCGAAGCGGGCTTCGAGAAGCTCAAGGCCGAGGGCCACTGA
- a CDS encoding NlpC/P60 family protein, with protein MASDPSKNSRVRPGLAIGAGVMGAVTASIGIVTPAQAVDYPSWNDVQQAKANVTEQQAMIDNITSLIGNLQSSVDAARVASEKAAEAYFQAKDALEKATSKEADLKKQAEAAAEKAKTSQMRAGLLASHLAKSAGGGDLSTELMLKGGGSGSDADKLLFQLGTMSKLTEQSKAVYDQATKDKNNAQSLNDQAKVAKTEREALATKASEALAAAQQAQSAAQAALAEQQTKSTQLVAQLATLKNTSAQVEAAYLQGEQIKAQQAAAAKAAEEERIRQQQQQQQEHQQNQGGGGGGSTGGGGGGGSTGGGGGGGNTGGGGGGGSTPAPPNGNVVQTAIAYARAQLGKPYIFGGEGPNGYDCSGLTMKAYAYAGLYIGSHSVNNQYYTAANRGQLVSYGNKQPGDLIFWGDAPGDFYHVGIYIGGGQMIAAPTEGDVVKVQSVWGSPWGMVARPSA; from the coding sequence TTGGCTAGCGACCCCTCGAAGAACTCGCGCGTCCGACCCGGCCTCGCGATCGGCGCCGGAGTGATGGGCGCGGTCACCGCGTCCATCGGCATCGTGACCCCGGCGCAGGCCGTCGACTACCCGTCGTGGAACGACGTGCAGCAGGCGAAGGCGAACGTCACCGAGCAGCAGGCGATGATCGACAACATCACCTCGCTGATCGGCAACCTCCAGTCCAGTGTGGACGCCGCCCGCGTCGCCTCCGAGAAGGCGGCCGAGGCCTACTTCCAGGCGAAGGACGCGCTCGAGAAGGCGACGTCGAAGGAAGCAGACCTCAAGAAGCAGGCCGAGGCTGCGGCGGAGAAGGCGAAGACGTCGCAGATGCGCGCCGGACTTCTCGCCTCCCACCTCGCGAAGTCGGCCGGCGGCGGCGACCTGAGCACGGAGCTCATGCTCAAGGGAGGCGGCTCCGGCTCCGACGCGGACAAGCTGCTGTTCCAGCTGGGCACGATGAGCAAGCTCACCGAGCAGTCCAAGGCCGTCTACGACCAGGCCACCAAGGACAAGAACAACGCCCAGTCCCTCAACGACCAGGCCAAGGTCGCGAAGACCGAGCGGGAGGCGCTGGCGACCAAGGCGTCCGAGGCGCTCGCGGCAGCGCAGCAGGCCCAGAGCGCGGCGCAGGCGGCGCTCGCGGAGCAGCAGACCAAGTCGACGCAGCTGGTCGCACAGCTCGCGACGCTCAAGAACACGTCCGCTCAGGTGGAGGCCGCATACCTCCAGGGCGAGCAGATCAAGGCGCAGCAGGCCGCGGCGGCGAAGGCCGCCGAGGAGGAGCGCATCCGGCAGCAGCAGCAACAGCAGCAGGAGCACCAGCAGAACCAGGGCGGCGGTGGCGGTGGCAGCACCGGCGGTGGTGGCGGCGGTGGCAGCACCGGTGGTGGCGGCGGCGGTGGCAACACCGGCGGTGGTGGCGGAGGCGGCAGCACTCCCGCCCCGCCGAACGGCAACGTCGTGCAGACCGCGATCGCGTACGCGCGGGCGCAGCTGGGCAAGCCGTACATCTTCGGTGGCGAGGGTCCGAACGGCTACGACTGCTCGGGTCTCACCATGAAGGCGTACGCCTACGCCGGCCTCTACATCGGCTCGCACTCGGTGAACAACCAGTACTACACGGCCGCCAACAGGGGGCAGCTCGTCTCCTACGGGAACAAGCAGCCCGGCGACCTGATCTTCTGGGGTGACGCCCCCGGCGACTTCTACCACGTCGGCATCTACATCGGCGGCGGACAGATGATCGCGGCGCCCACCGAGGGCGACGTGGTCAAGGTCCAGTCCGTGTGGGGCTCGCCGTGGGGGATGGTGGCGCGCCCGTCCGCGTGA
- a CDS encoding M23 family metallopeptidase, which yields MRRETSRSRRRHPAPRRARTLRAALAGAVVAIIASVGAVGAPAYADYPSWGDVQKAKANEASASATVARINGLIAQLKGEVASTQAEAEKRGAELQVAEANYDRADMKARDLEAQAAASQKKADAASTQAGKLAAQLYRTGGRNLTANLFLSGNGASSSSPDQLLSDLGSMSKLVEQSNKVYADAKAAQNSAASLADQAAVAKAERQKLQVAAQAALKAAISAAKAAQDKLAEQQKQIVVMQAQLKALRDKRAKTVAGYEKGVAAAAAAAAARGSGGLPGGYVGPMGWAVPAAGPITDGFGARPSPGGVGSTYHMGIDIGAGCGSPIYAAYGGIVEYAGPNGSYGNFVLINNGGSTQTGYAHIRDGGILVGIGQQVSAGQPIARVGTTGASTGCHLHFEVRIDGQKIDGIPFMRDRQAPLG from the coding sequence ATGAGACGCGAGACCAGCAGGAGCCGACGGCGGCATCCCGCGCCCCGACGCGCCAGGACACTGCGCGCAGCACTCGCCGGCGCCGTCGTCGCGATCATCGCCAGCGTCGGCGCGGTCGGCGCACCGGCCTACGCCGACTACCCCAGCTGGGGAGACGTCCAGAAGGCGAAGGCGAACGAAGCCTCCGCCTCCGCCACCGTCGCGCGCATCAACGGCCTCATCGCGCAGCTGAAGGGCGAGGTCGCCAGCACGCAGGCCGAAGCAGAGAAGCGCGGCGCCGAACTCCAGGTCGCCGAGGCGAACTACGACCGCGCAGACATGAAGGCGCGGGACCTGGAGGCGCAGGCCGCGGCCAGCCAGAAGAAGGCGGACGCCGCGAGCACGCAGGCCGGCAAGCTCGCCGCCCAGCTCTACCGCACCGGCGGTCGCAACCTCACCGCGAACCTCTTCCTCAGCGGCAACGGTGCATCCTCGTCCAGCCCTGACCAGCTCCTCTCCGACCTCGGCAGCATGTCGAAGCTCGTCGAGCAGTCGAACAAGGTCTACGCGGACGCGAAGGCTGCCCAGAACTCCGCCGCCTCCCTCGCCGACCAGGCGGCGGTGGCGAAGGCCGAGCGGCAGAAGCTCCAGGTCGCTGCCCAGGCGGCGCTGAAGGCGGCGATCTCCGCGGCGAAGGCGGCGCAGGACAAGCTCGCCGAGCAGCAGAAGCAGATCGTGGTCATGCAGGCGCAGCTGAAGGCGCTCCGCGACAAGAGGGCGAAAACCGTCGCGGGATACGAGAAGGGTGTCGCCGCGGCTGCGGCGGCGGCCGCCGCGCGCGGATCAGGCGGCCTCCCCGGCGGTTACGTCGGCCCGATGGGCTGGGCCGTCCCCGCCGCGGGTCCGATCACCGACGGCTTCGGTGCCCGTCCGTCGCCCGGAGGCGTCGGCAGCACCTACCACATGGGCATCGACATCGGGGCGGGCTGCGGCTCACCGATCTACGCCGCGTACGGCGGCATCGTCGAGTACGCCGGCCCGAACGGCTCCTACGGCAACTTCGTGCTGATCAACAACGGAGGCAGCACGCAGACGGGCTACGCCCACATCCGCGACGGCGGCATCCTGGTCGGCATCGGCCAGCAGGTCAGCGCGGGGCAGCCCATCGCACGCGTCGGCACCACCGGCGCATCGACCGGATGCCACCTGCACTTCGAGGTCAGGATCGACGGCCAGAAGATCGACGGCATCCCGTTCATGAGAGACAGGCAGGCACCCCTTGGCTAG
- a CDS encoding NAD(P)H-binding protein encodes MSVLVVGASGAVGGAVVTGLMARGVEVRASSRTPEKLALPSEVQVFAADLNEPASFAAALESVDRVFLYADLAEPEALIAAFAAAGVRHVVLLSSSAVTFPGAAEDFNGSRFIRVERAIEASGAAYTFLRPGGFASNAARWSWGVRSESAVPLPYPEAVQAPIHEQDIADVAVIALTGDDLIGKAPVLTGPERLTLRQQVDTIGAVIGRPVAVIEQTEEESTAMLSRYLPEVWVRQIVKDWREAVGATPSISSEYERITGRPSRTFRSWVEDHADLFR; translated from the coding sequence ATGTCGGTTCTGGTCGTCGGGGCGAGTGGTGCGGTCGGTGGCGCCGTGGTCACGGGGCTGATGGCGCGCGGAGTGGAGGTGCGCGCCTCGAGCCGGACTCCGGAGAAGCTGGCGCTGCCCAGTGAGGTGCAGGTGTTCGCGGCCGACCTGAATGAGCCGGCGTCGTTCGCTGCCGCACTGGAGTCGGTGGACCGGGTGTTCCTCTACGCGGACCTGGCGGAGCCGGAGGCGCTGATCGCTGCGTTCGCTGCGGCCGGCGTGCGGCATGTGGTGCTGCTGTCGTCGTCCGCCGTGACGTTCCCTGGTGCGGCCGAGGATTTCAACGGCTCCCGGTTCATCCGAGTCGAACGTGCCATCGAAGCGTCAGGGGCTGCATACACGTTCCTGAGGCCGGGCGGGTTCGCAAGCAACGCCGCCCGGTGGAGCTGGGGCGTCCGGAGCGAAAGCGCGGTGCCGCTGCCCTACCCGGAGGCGGTGCAGGCGCCCATCCACGAGCAGGACATCGCTGACGTCGCGGTGATCGCCCTCACCGGAGACGACCTGATCGGGAAGGCGCCGGTCCTGACCGGTCCGGAGCGGCTGACGTTGCGGCAGCAGGTGGACACGATCGGTGCGGTGATCGGCCGACCGGTGGCGGTGATCGAGCAGACCGAGGAGGAGTCCACTGCGATGCTCTCGCGGTACCTGCCCGAGGTGTGGGTGCGGCAGATCGTGAAGGACTGGAGGGAAGCCGTCGGCGCGACACCGTCCATCTCGAGCGAATACGAACGCATCACGGGAAGGCCCTCCCGCACGTTCCGAAGCTGGGTGGAGGACCACGCCGACCTGTTCCGCTGA
- a CDS encoding TetR/AcrR family transcriptional regulator, which translates to MAQQAAPSMGRRRGRSAKAPLTSQSIVDAALGLIRERGVDAVALRQVADQVETGPASLYAYFASREVLLEHVLDAAYAQVQLVDIDDGGLGWREALAETIVNTIETLARYPGLGSVALGTIPVLPGALRLAEHELSLMEAGGITAERAALAVDLIAQFAASSAIERTVRPNGNRGDGEREQVRAAYENADPERFPRIRERAALLTSPDDQARRTFAIRVLIDGIDRSAS; encoded by the coding sequence ATGGCACAGCAGGCAGCACCGTCGATGGGGCGGCGCCGCGGACGCTCGGCGAAAGCCCCCCTCACGTCCCAGTCGATCGTCGATGCGGCGCTCGGTCTGATCCGGGAGCGCGGAGTGGATGCTGTGGCACTTCGGCAGGTCGCGGACCAGGTGGAGACAGGGCCGGCATCGCTGTACGCGTACTTCGCGAGCCGCGAGGTCCTCCTCGAGCACGTCCTGGACGCCGCCTACGCGCAGGTCCAGCTCGTCGACATCGACGACGGTGGGCTCGGGTGGCGGGAAGCGCTCGCCGAGACGATCGTGAACACGATCGAGACGTTGGCGCGGTACCCGGGACTGGGTTCTGTCGCACTCGGCACCATCCCCGTCCTCCCCGGAGCGCTCCGACTCGCCGAACACGAACTCTCCCTCATGGAGGCGGGTGGCATCACCGCCGAGCGTGCGGCGCTCGCCGTGGACCTCATCGCGCAGTTCGCCGCCTCGTCCGCGATCGAGCGCACCGTGCGGCCGAACGGCAACCGGGGCGACGGCGAACGCGAACAGGTGCGAGCGGCATATGAGAACGCTGACCCCGAGCGCTTCCCCCGCATCCGGGAACGGGCCGCGCTGCTGACGAGCCCGGACGATCAGGCCCGACGCACCTTCGCGATCCGGGTGCTCATCGATGGAATCGACCGCTCCGCTTCCTGA
- a CDS encoding PhzF family phenazine biosynthesis protein, with the protein MDVPFFWIDVFADRQLTGNPLSLVPDADPLDEDTMRAIAREFNQSETTFLVAPTDQRADARLRSFTPDGSEVFGAGHNAMGAWLWLAESGRLGTGGAFVQEIGDDILPVRVDWDDDGRPRVSMDQSPAAFTATVADVTPLAAALGVADATVAGSPEVGSTGAAHLLVPLVSAEAVDAVHPDPRALKAVLAASGAEGCYVYTTAAPADSAARAYARFFNPTVGIAEDAATGTAAGPLAALLVRDGAAATGAPVIIEQGRSLGRPSRIAVTVDAGQVTISGSGVITGSGALRL; encoded by the coding sequence ATGGACGTCCCGTTCTTCTGGATCGATGTGTTCGCCGACCGGCAGCTGACCGGCAACCCGCTCTCCCTCGTGCCGGATGCGGATCCCCTCGACGAAGACACGATGCGTGCGATCGCGCGCGAGTTCAATCAGTCGGAGACGACGTTCCTCGTCGCGCCGACCGACCAACGGGCGGATGCGCGGCTGCGGTCGTTCACCCCCGATGGCAGCGAGGTGTTCGGCGCGGGCCACAACGCGATGGGGGCGTGGCTCTGGCTCGCCGAATCGGGACGGCTCGGCACCGGCGGTGCGTTCGTTCAGGAGATCGGCGACGACATCCTGCCGGTCCGGGTGGACTGGGACGACGACGGACGGCCGCGGGTGTCGATGGACCAGTCGCCTGCCGCGTTCACCGCGACGGTGGCGGACGTCACACCGCTGGCCGCCGCTCTCGGGGTGGCCGACGCCACGGTCGCCGGCTCCCCCGAGGTCGGCTCGACCGGCGCCGCCCACCTCCTCGTCCCGCTGGTCTCGGCGGAGGCGGTGGATGCCGTCCACCCCGATCCCCGCGCCCTGAAGGCGGTGCTCGCAGCCTCAGGCGCCGAGGGCTGCTACGTCTACACGACCGCCGCACCGGCCGACAGCGCTGCCCGGGCGTACGCGCGCTTCTTCAACCCGACGGTCGGGATCGCCGAGGATGCGGCCACCGGGACGGCCGCCGGCCCCCTGGCGGCGCTGCTGGTCCGGGACGGCGCGGCCGCGACGGGTGCGCCCGTGATCATCGAGCAGGGCCGCTCCCTCGGTCGGCCGAGCCGGATCGCGGTGACCGTCGACGCCGGTCAGGTGACGATCAGCGGGTCCGGCGTCATCACCGGCTCCGGAGCGCTCCGGCTCTGA
- a CDS encoding zinc-dependent alcohol dehydrogenase family protein, whose product MSRVVVFDRFGGPEVLHVVDEEAPVPSPGEVGVRVEATAVNPIDAMMRAGASPAPVPLPHARLGIEATGIVEAVGDGVAGVAVGDAVIVTAIPDAHRRGSYADRITVAANSVIPRPAELTVPEAAAVWVAFSTAFGALVEVGGMRPGERVVISGASGGVGRAAIQLANRIGAEPIAVTRRSARVSELRAAGAAEVVATDEVDLVDAVREITGGAGADIALDLVRGPGQRELIRALRPSGSLVAAGFLDSRPTPPVEDPTVRVANYRGFGLLSDTAAVARMAASLNDGVRAGAFRPAVDTVVPLERIVEAHERFERGENGGRKIVVTTV is encoded by the coding sequence ATGTCGCGCGTCGTCGTCTTCGACCGGTTCGGAGGGCCGGAGGTTCTGCACGTGGTGGACGAGGAGGCGCCGGTGCCGTCTCCCGGGGAGGTCGGGGTGCGCGTCGAGGCGACTGCGGTCAATCCGATCGATGCGATGATGCGCGCCGGCGCCTCGCCTGCGCCGGTCCCGCTCCCGCACGCCCGGCTGGGCATCGAGGCGACGGGGATCGTGGAGGCTGTCGGGGACGGCGTCGCAGGCGTCGCGGTGGGCGACGCCGTGATCGTCACGGCCATCCCCGATGCGCACCGCCGCGGCAGCTATGCGGATCGGATCACCGTTGCCGCGAACTCCGTCATTCCGCGTCCGGCAGAACTCACCGTTCCGGAGGCGGCGGCCGTCTGGGTCGCCTTCTCGACGGCGTTCGGCGCGCTGGTGGAGGTCGGGGGGATGCGGCCGGGGGAGCGGGTGGTGATCTCCGGCGCGTCGGGCGGCGTCGGGCGGGCGGCCATCCAGCTCGCGAACCGGATCGGCGCCGAGCCGATCGCGGTCACCCGCCGCTCGGCCCGGGTCTCGGAACTGCGCGCGGCGGGTGCTGCCGAGGTCGTCGCCACGGACGAGGTCGACCTCGTCGATGCCGTTCGCGAGATCACGGGCGGCGCCGGTGCCGACATCGCACTCGACCTTGTCCGGGGCCCGGGACAGCGGGAACTCATCCGGGCGCTTCGCCCGTCCGGATCGTTGGTGGCGGCGGGCTTCCTCGACAGCCGACCGACACCTCCGGTCGAGGATCCGACCGTACGGGTCGCGAACTACCGCGGGTTCGGCCTCCTGTCGGACACCGCCGCCGTCGCCCGCATGGCGGCCTCCCTGAACGACGGTGTTCGCGCGGGTGCGTTCCGCCCGGCCGTCGACACGGTGGTGCCGCTCGAGCGGATCGTGGAGGCGCACGAACGCTTCGAGCGCGGCGAGAACGGTGGGCGCAAGATCGTCGTCACGACCGTCTGA
- a CDS encoding helix-turn-helix domain-containing protein, with protein MLDQAGSVFLADCPTRLAIEILSDKWSVLVLHALRDRPRRHTELIELIGGVSRKVLTHTLRRLQNYGLVERVPLNGRHVEYRLSELGRTLDEPIEALTRWAREHGPAITDFQEPAT; from the coding sequence ATGCTCGATCAGGCCGGCTCCGTGTTCCTCGCCGACTGCCCCACCCGGCTGGCGATCGAGATCCTGTCCGACAAATGGTCGGTGCTCGTCCTCCACGCGCTGCGCGACCGCCCGCGGCGGCACACCGAACTCATCGAGCTGATCGGCGGAGTCTCGCGCAAGGTCCTCACCCACACGCTCCGGCGGCTTCAGAATTACGGACTCGTCGAGCGCGTGCCGCTGAACGGCCGGCACGTCGAGTACCGTCTCAGCGAGCTCGGACGGACCCTCGACGAGCCGATCGAGGCACTCACCCGGTGGGCACGCGAGCACGGCCCGGCGATCACGGACTTCCAGGAACCGGCGACCTGA
- a CDS encoding DUF1697 domain-containing protein — MADSRVTRYVALLRGINVGGVNPIAMGDLASVFRDGGFEHVRTHGQSGNVLFDTNHAGGPALESRIERLLADRFPAPVLVVVRSREELAATVAAAPEGHGSAQLRSDVFFVKHPLTAEAAFAQLPELREGVDSMAIGPGALYFSRSAALATKTRIQRVMAMPMFQQMTVRTWRVTTRLLELLDDD, encoded by the coding sequence ATGGCTGACTCACGGGTGACGCGCTACGTCGCGCTGTTGCGCGGAATCAATGTGGGTGGCGTGAACCCGATCGCTATGGGCGACCTGGCGTCCGTCTTCCGGGATGGCGGTTTCGAACACGTGAGGACCCACGGCCAGAGCGGCAACGTGCTGTTCGACACGAACCACGCCGGCGGACCCGCGCTGGAGAGCAGGATCGAGCGGCTGCTCGCGGATCGGTTCCCCGCCCCCGTCCTGGTCGTCGTCCGTTCGCGTGAGGAGCTGGCCGCCACGGTCGCGGCAGCGCCCGAAGGACACGGTTCCGCGCAGCTGCGCAGCGACGTGTTCTTCGTGAAGCACCCGCTGACGGCAGAAGCGGCGTTCGCCCAGCTCCCCGAGCTGCGCGAGGGTGTCGACTCGATGGCGATCGGTCCCGGCGCCCTGTACTTCTCCCGTTCGGCCGCTCTCGCGACGAAGACCCGCATCCAGCGCGTGATGGCGATGCCGATGTTCCAGCAGATGACCGTGCGGACCTGGCGTGTGACGACACGGCTCCTGGAGTTGCTCGACGACGATTGA
- a CDS encoding metalloregulator ArsR/SmtB family transcription factor, which yields MEAQQALAAIGEPTRFRILGVLASGPRTVGEVAAAIGALQPQTTKHLQLLEAVGVITVERLGRRRLARVDRDAVRELADWLGGLASATADDDALQQYAAAVRAGGATADILLQRTIAATPDAVWRAWTDPAQAARWWAPRHFEVVRCSVAAEAGAPVELVLREGDGAEYASAGVVRSVHDGRQLIFDLSPVDETGRPVFEVIVDAVLDPSGDGTALRVHITARGADADAAPMLAGLEPGWSQQLDRLGELLQ from the coding sequence ATGGAGGCTCAACAGGCGCTGGCGGCGATCGGGGAGCCGACGAGGTTCCGCATCCTTGGGGTGCTCGCCTCGGGGCCGCGTACGGTGGGCGAGGTGGCCGCGGCGATCGGTGCGCTGCAGCCGCAGACCACCAAGCACCTCCAACTGCTGGAAGCGGTCGGCGTCATCACCGTCGAGCGGCTCGGTCGCCGTCGCCTCGCGCGGGTCGACCGGGACGCCGTGCGCGAGCTGGCCGACTGGCTGGGAGGCTTGGCCTCCGCCACGGCCGACGACGACGCCCTGCAGCAGTACGCCGCCGCTGTCCGTGCAGGCGGAGCGACAGCCGACATCCTGCTCCAGCGCACGATCGCAGCGACCCCCGATGCGGTGTGGCGCGCCTGGACAGACCCGGCCCAGGCCGCGCGCTGGTGGGCGCCCCGGCACTTCGAGGTCGTCCGCTGCTCCGTCGCGGCCGAGGCCGGTGCTCCGGTCGAGCTCGTGCTTCGCGAGGGCGACGGCGCCGAGTACGCGTCCGCCGGGGTGGTGCGTTCCGTCCATGACGGGCGGCAGCTCATCTTCGATCTCTCGCCGGTCGATGAGACGGGTCGGCCCGTCTTCGAGGTCATCGTGGATGCGGTGCTCGATCCTTCCGGTGACGGCACAGCACTACGCGTGCACATCACCGCGAGGGGCGCCGACGCCGACGCCGCGCCGATGCTCGCGGGACTCGAGCCCGGCTGGAGCCAGCAGCTCGACCGGCTCGGTGAACTGCTGCAGTGA
- a CDS encoding SRPBCC domain-containing protein encodes MKTIERTVPASPETVWELWTTADGISRWWSPDGFRTEVERIDLRPEGELVYTMTAEDPAQVAFLEQNGLPLSTRARKVFTELREPSRIAYRSVIDFVPDHEPYEQLTVVDLEPAADGTRVVMQVEELHDDVWTERLLAGRANELDNLARLVTPR; translated from the coding sequence ATGAAGACCATCGAACGCACCGTCCCCGCGTCGCCCGAGACGGTGTGGGAGCTCTGGACCACCGCCGACGGCATCTCCCGCTGGTGGTCGCCGGACGGCTTCCGCACGGAGGTCGAGCGCATCGACCTCCGCCCCGAGGGGGAGCTGGTCTACACGATGACCGCGGAGGACCCGGCCCAGGTCGCCTTCCTCGAGCAGAACGGCCTGCCGCTCAGCACGCGGGCGCGGAAGGTGTTCACCGAGCTCCGCGAACCCAGCCGGATCGCCTACCGGTCGGTCATCGACTTCGTGCCCGACCACGAGCCCTACGAGCAGCTCACCGTCGTGGACCTCGAGCCGGCCGCGGACGGCACGCGCGTGGTCATGCAGGTGGAGGAGCTGCACGACGACGTCTGGACAGAGCGACTGCTCGCCGGACGCGCCAACGAGCTGGACAACTTGGCCCGGCTCGTCACCCCGCGATGA
- a CDS encoding MFS transporter — protein MTGGRGGRSAAVTVAVLCLVQFVDVLGVTSVVTAIPAILTGVRADPAAAGPLATTYAMFFGATLIIGARLGDRYGHRRILLIGIVIFGGISILGGTASGIVAILIVRSVQGAAAALSAPSALRLILHTVTDAAKRDRAIAAWSASGAAAGATGFLVGGALTSAIGWQAVFWVNVPVAAALVALVVGFARDEPPQHERVRLDILGAVLLVMSVMPLIGGAALLEQKGALLPAIGLIVLAGLFATAFVLRMRTAAAPLIPRAAFASRNLRRGTVQSFANTAATSSSAVLATLVLQDLIELPAVLAGLTLMVFSIAVVAGSAATARVATALGPDRLAAAGLALVAIGTLVLAVTIGSVAGMVAGLATSGLGLAAASVAATRTGTAVPAALTGSAAGIVNTGAQLGTAIGTAVIVLVATAFGTPTGWAAAAVIALACAVWCVVRPRQEAEETVTALP, from the coding sequence ATGACGGGAGGCCGCGGGGGTCGATCGGCGGCGGTCACGGTCGCGGTGCTCTGCCTCGTCCAGTTCGTCGACGTGCTCGGCGTCACGAGCGTCGTCACCGCCATCCCCGCGATCCTCACGGGCGTCCGGGCCGATCCGGCAGCGGCCGGGCCGCTGGCAACGACGTACGCGATGTTCTTCGGCGCAACGCTCATCATCGGTGCGCGCCTGGGTGATCGCTACGGTCACCGCCGCATCCTGCTGATCGGGATCGTGATCTTCGGCGGCATCTCGATCCTCGGGGGAACCGCGAGCGGGATCGTGGCGATCCTCATCGTTCGGTCGGTCCAGGGCGCTGCTGCTGCCCTCTCCGCGCCGTCGGCGCTGCGACTGATCCTGCACACCGTCACCGACGCCGCGAAGCGGGATCGGGCGATCGCCGCCTGGAGCGCCTCCGGCGCGGCTGCCGGCGCGACGGGCTTCCTCGTCGGAGGCGCACTGACCTCCGCGATCGGTTGGCAGGCCGTGTTCTGGGTCAACGTCCCCGTCGCGGCCGCACTGGTCGCGCTCGTGGTGGGGTTCGCCCGGGATGAGCCCCCGCAGCACGAGAGGGTGCGTCTCGACATCCTCGGCGCGGTACTCCTCGTCATGAGCGTGATGCCGCTGATCGGCGGTGCCGCCCTCCTGGAGCAGAAGGGCGCTCTGCTCCCGGCCATCGGGCTGATCGTGCTCGCCGGGCTGTTCGCAACGGCCTTCGTTCTCAGAATGCGGACGGCCGCAGCGCCCCTCATCCCGCGCGCCGCGTTCGCCTCCCGCAACCTCCGGCGCGGCACCGTGCAGTCGTTCGCGAACACTGCCGCCACGAGTTCGTCGGCCGTGCTCGCAACGCTCGTCCTTCAGGATCTCATCGAACTGCCGGCGGTCCTCGCCGGCCTCACGCTCATGGTCTTCAGCATCGCGGTGGTCGCCGGCTCGGCGGCGACCGCACGGGTGGCGACCGCCCTCGGCCCCGATCGGCTCGCCGCCGCGGGTCTCGCCCTCGTCGCCATCGGCACCCTCGTCCTCGCGGTCACGATCGGCAGCGTCGCCGGGATGGTCGCCGGACTCGCGACGAGCGGACTCGGCCTCGCCGCCGCCTCCGTCGCCGCCACGCGGACCGGCACCGCGGTTCCAGCCGCTCTGACGGGCAGTGCCGCCGGGATCGTCAACACCGGCGCGCAGCTGGGAACCGCGATAGGCACGGCCGTCATCGTCCTCGTCGCCACCGCCTTCGGCACGCCGACCGGCTGGGCTGCGGCAGCTGTGATCGCCCTCGCCTGCGCGGTCTGGTGCGTCGTTCGACCCCGCCAGGAAGCCGAGGAGACCGTCACCGCACTCCCCTGA
- a CDS encoding DUF6611 family protein, with translation MTTNLPARVNELARRLLEGPAPWGTVDVSPATRGLWQRVRLTVYPPGITPAERRLLHLSHSWPVAGAILSLFTLVLLGDAGPVLGLATVMTGYIGGFLVTARLTRALRERCRVVTVASEYVGGGIREFGDVHLLRAAAACLAELEARRRAGRVDPATYEAEWAEVYDMLPDGASRSRAPRPGARQ, from the coding sequence ATGACCACGAACCTCCCCGCACGAGTGAACGAGCTCGCGCGGCGACTGCTCGAGGGGCCCGCCCCGTGGGGCACCGTCGACGTCTCACCCGCGACCCGGGGACTCTGGCAGCGGGTCCGGCTGACCGTGTACCCGCCCGGCATCACCCCGGCCGAGCGGCGGCTGCTGCACCTGAGCCACTCGTGGCCGGTCGCGGGAGCGATCCTCTCCCTGTTCACGCTCGTCCTCCTCGGCGACGCCGGCCCAGTGCTCGGCCTGGCGACCGTGATGACCGGCTACATCGGCGGATTCCTCGTCACCGCACGGCTCACGCGCGCGCTGCGCGAGCGCTGCCGGGTCGTGACGGTCGCCTCCGAGTACGTCGGAGGCGGCATCCGGGAGTTCGGCGACGTCCACCTCCTCCGTGCGGCCGCGGCCTGTCTCGCGGAGCTGGAGGCGCGACGCCGGGCAGGCCGCGTCGATCCGGCGACCTACGAGGCGGAGTGGGCGGAGGTCTACGACATGCTGCCGGACGGTGCGTCGCGCTCTCGGGCACCACGGCCGGGCGCGCGTCAGTGA